From Gimesia panareensis, the proteins below share one genomic window:
- a CDS encoding alpha/beta hydrolase: protein MKSVYLALFLLLTLAAAPIETPKPDEQLAVWPDRPLLEKSDDEVTYNKIIRITKVNRPAIEFYKSKKAKPNAPAVVIFPGGGYNVLAYDLEGTEIAEWLNSIGIHAVIVKYTVPGNQREQALKDAQRAFGIVRSKAKEWGINPHQIGVLGFSAGGHLAANLSTNYQKRNYKPIDDADKLSCRPDFTVLIYPAYIYQDDDKRKSASEIKVTAQTPPAFIVQTLDDRRLVDSAFNYTRDLKDAKVDAELHLFAKGGHGYGMRPSDNPVSHWPRLCGAWIKRTTSEQD, encoded by the coding sequence ATGAAATCCGTCTATCTGGCACTGTTTTTACTGCTCACGCTTGCAGCAGCACCGATTGAAACTCCCAAACCGGATGAGCAGCTCGCCGTCTGGCCTGACCGTCCGCTGCTGGAAAAGAGCGATGACGAAGTCACATACAACAAAATTATCCGCATCACCAAAGTGAATCGCCCGGCGATTGAATTCTATAAATCGAAAAAGGCGAAACCCAACGCGCCTGCAGTCGTCATCTTTCCGGGGGGCGGCTACAACGTGCTGGCGTACGACCTGGAAGGAACCGAAATCGCAGAATGGCTCAATTCTATTGGCATTCACGCTGTGATCGTCAAATACACCGTTCCCGGCAATCAGCGTGAGCAGGCCCTGAAAGACGCCCAGCGCGCGTTTGGAATTGTCCGCAGTAAAGCCAAAGAGTGGGGCATTAACCCGCATCAGATCGGCGTACTCGGTTTCTCAGCCGGCGGGCACCTGGCAGCGAACCTGTCGACCAACTATCAGAAACGCAACTACAAACCGATCGACGATGCCGACAAGCTCAGCTGCCGTCCCGATTTCACAGTCCTCATCTACCCGGCTTACATCTACCAGGATGATGACAAACGGAAGTCGGCCTCGGAAATCAAAGTCACCGCCCAGACTCCGCCTGCCTTCATCGTCCAGACTCTGGACGACCGGCGCCTGGTCGACAGCGCATTCAACTACACCCGCGATCTGAAAGACGCCAAAGTCGATGCCGAGCTGCATCTCTTTGCCAAAGGGGGCCACGGATACGGTATGCGTCCTTCTGACAATCCGGTCTCCCACTGGCCCCGGTTATGCGGCGCCTGGATCAAACGGACCACATCAGAGCAGGACTGA
- a CDS encoding PVC-type heme-binding CxxCH protein, producing the protein MRNFISQARSCLVLFLTSILLVSAQTGFAAEEKPEQPHVVFVVGTTHYSPQKTLPAFAKRLEQYGFKTTVVLPDGDPERSQKGLPGLEALDDADLAVFYMRFLQLPPRQFAHIQKYIESGKPVVGLRTSTHAFDYEKGHPLAEWNQGFGKRVLGSEYFFHLSGETVVEHVLEHRNHEILNGVAAKFLDPGVLYKANIPADATPLLTGTGKSKRKGIFKNQFGTYELNGGEMSWPVAWTWKNEWGSRVFTTTLGHENSFGLDAYNRLLINAIHWGLEKPVGTTPERLAVANSAPNLKRPFELTQDHSPETERKTFETLPGYEVNLFAAEPMLVNPIHMTWDPQGRLWVICSTSYPQVSPGEKPNDQIVILEDTDNDGQADKSTVFADGLYVPTGLELGDGGVYVANAPDLLFLKDTNGDGKADHREVVLTGFATEDNHHSISAWRWGPGGWLYFQEGTFMHSQVETPYGTVRLENGGVFQFQPRTLKLNVFADYRASNPWGHMFDDWGQSFVIDNPRLYFSAPLTANSRAKLGYEASGQGTKQCGGEFVASRHFPPEVQGEIWTNQYKTHAVARYEVTDDGAGYSIKSLDPLIQSSSSYFRPVDLKMGPDGAAYVLDWYNPLIGHMQHSFRDERRDTTHGRVWRVTYKGRPLVERPQLVGVPLQDVVNHLRDPESYTRQQVRRVLYDADQQQAKQALDEWLLTLAPEEPNYDHHRLEALWCYQTIGVVNEKLLREVLEAKDPRARAAALRVLRYWYPEVKNPLELLETAIHDPHPRVRLEAVLTAGFIPDPRSVTIAVKAIDAPMDRYLEHALKLTIDGLQEHWVKAQQEGKVKFEKPAHKNYALANLLSNESIDVIIDLLNAGSIDANLLAGPAQVVAEKANANQLEPLVLSLVEVTREYKTQGGKGISPEALSILLDAMDRAARERGVVPQGNIGSMVSRSAVVPGLPVQKSVARLIGSWKLTREGKRLQREINAADTDPEVKQLAAESLGLLGDPASLKFLNGLIQSKKPVDQRLLGIYGLAAHDLKQAAERTPEVLTHDPEGADPGWFLTAFTKRKGGAGILAEQLKSAKLNPAMASRIRQHLIETGETNQALIDAFGGGVMQDSLEAQLLKENVLDLAAEAREQGDAARGEQIFRRTELACMKCHSISNAGPVLGPDLAAIGSSSPPDYIVDSFLRPSKVIKEFYESMMVVTDEGRVINGILVVKDDSKVVLKDAAHQGKQVTIPAEQIEFTKKLPSLMPQGLASKLKSRQEFLDLVKFVTELGRPGPYATSAAQVVRRWRLRGVDTSLTGNEATQIKSLANSGTAAYSMVNGTLPANDLNLQKPITQAMALVDVTQAGNVQLKLNSTTGLKIWLNETPVSVSETTTLVLPSGRSQIIFEVDRSLRGDVGLRAEFVNSDQQPLGRFKVVGGP; encoded by the coding sequence ATGCGAAACTTCATTTCACAGGCGCGTTCCTGCCTGGTACTGTTTTTGACTTCGATTCTGCTTGTATCTGCACAAACGGGTTTTGCTGCAGAAGAGAAACCGGAGCAGCCTCACGTGGTCTTTGTGGTGGGGACGACCCATTATTCTCCCCAGAAGACGCTGCCTGCTTTCGCCAAACGGCTGGAACAGTATGGATTTAAAACCACCGTGGTGCTGCCCGATGGCGATCCGGAGCGGAGCCAGAAAGGTTTGCCCGGTCTGGAAGCATTGGACGACGCAGACCTGGCGGTTTTCTACATGCGATTTCTGCAACTGCCTCCACGCCAGTTCGCACACATTCAGAAGTATATCGAATCAGGAAAGCCGGTCGTTGGACTGCGCACGAGTACGCATGCCTTTGATTATGAGAAAGGACACCCCCTGGCTGAATGGAACCAGGGTTTCGGGAAACGCGTGCTTGGCTCTGAATACTTCTTCCACCTCTCGGGTGAGACAGTGGTGGAACATGTGCTGGAGCATCGCAACCATGAAATCCTGAATGGAGTTGCCGCTAAATTCCTGGATCCGGGCGTGCTCTATAAAGCGAACATTCCCGCCGACGCGACTCCGCTTTTGACGGGAACCGGGAAGTCGAAACGTAAGGGAATCTTCAAGAACCAGTTCGGCACCTACGAACTGAACGGCGGCGAAATGAGTTGGCCAGTGGCCTGGACGTGGAAGAACGAGTGGGGCAGCCGGGTCTTTACGACCACGCTGGGACATGAAAATTCATTCGGGCTGGATGCCTATAACCGTCTGCTGATCAACGCCATCCACTGGGGGCTGGAGAAACCGGTGGGGACGACTCCCGAACGTCTGGCAGTCGCGAATTCGGCTCCGAACCTGAAGAGGCCGTTCGAACTGACGCAGGACCATTCTCCCGAAACGGAACGGAAGACCTTTGAAACACTTCCAGGTTATGAAGTCAATCTGTTCGCGGCTGAGCCGATGCTGGTCAATCCGATTCACATGACCTGGGATCCGCAGGGGCGGTTATGGGTCATCTGTTCTACCTCGTATCCGCAGGTTTCACCGGGTGAGAAGCCGAACGATCAGATTGTGATTCTGGAAGATACGGACAACGATGGTCAGGCTGATAAATCGACGGTCTTCGCGGATGGGCTCTATGTACCAACGGGTCTCGAACTGGGGGATGGAGGCGTCTACGTGGCTAATGCCCCCGACCTCCTGTTTCTGAAGGATACGAACGGCGACGGGAAAGCCGACCATCGCGAAGTGGTGCTCACCGGGTTTGCAACGGAGGACAACCACCATTCAATCAGTGCCTGGCGGTGGGGGCCGGGTGGCTGGCTCTATTTTCAGGAGGGGACCTTCATGCATTCGCAGGTGGAGACCCCCTATGGTACGGTACGCCTGGAAAACGGGGGCGTGTTCCAGTTCCAGCCCCGCACCCTGAAATTGAATGTCTTCGCTGACTATCGGGCCTCGAACCCCTGGGGACACATGTTCGACGACTGGGGGCAGTCTTTCGTGATTGATAACCCGCGGCTCTACTTCAGTGCACCGCTAACCGCAAACAGTCGTGCCAAGCTGGGCTATGAGGCGAGCGGCCAGGGAACGAAACAGTGTGGCGGCGAATTCGTGGCCAGTCGACATTTCCCTCCGGAAGTCCAGGGAGAGATCTGGACTAACCAGTACAAAACCCATGCGGTAGCCCGTTATGAAGTGACTGACGACGGGGCCGGCTATTCCATCAAGAGCCTCGACCCGCTGATCCAGTCGAGCAGTTCCTACTTCCGCCCTGTCGATCTGAAGATGGGACCGGACGGAGCTGCCTATGTGCTGGACTGGTACAACCCGCTGATCGGCCATATGCAGCACAGCTTTCGTGATGAACGGCGCGATACGACACACGGTCGAGTCTGGCGCGTGACTTATAAAGGACGCCCGCTGGTCGAACGCCCCCAACTGGTGGGAGTGCCGTTGCAGGATGTGGTCAACCATCTCCGTGATCCGGAAAGCTATACCCGGCAGCAGGTAAGACGCGTGCTCTACGATGCCGACCAGCAGCAGGCGAAACAGGCCCTCGATGAATGGCTGCTCACGCTGGCCCCCGAGGAACCAAACTATGATCATCACCGCCTGGAAGCACTCTGGTGCTATCAGACCATTGGTGTCGTGAATGAGAAACTGCTGCGCGAGGTACTGGAAGCTAAAGATCCGCGGGCTCGGGCGGCTGCCTTACGGGTGCTGCGCTACTGGTACCCAGAGGTGAAGAACCCCCTGGAACTACTGGAGACGGCGATCCACGATCCACATCCCCGTGTGCGGCTGGAGGCGGTGCTGACGGCTGGTTTTATTCCCGATCCGCGTTCGGTCACGATTGCGGTCAAAGCCATCGATGCGCCGATGGATCGCTACCTGGAACACGCACTGAAGCTGACCATCGACGGTCTGCAGGAACACTGGGTCAAAGCCCAGCAGGAAGGCAAAGTAAAGTTTGAGAAGCCGGCGCATAAAAACTATGCGCTGGCAAACCTGCTCTCGAATGAATCGATTGATGTGATTATTGACCTGTTAAATGCAGGCAGTATTGATGCGAATCTGTTAGCAGGCCCGGCTCAGGTGGTGGCAGAAAAAGCGAATGCCAATCAGTTGGAACCACTTGTGTTGAGCCTGGTCGAAGTGACCCGTGAATATAAAACACAGGGTGGCAAAGGGATATCTCCCGAGGCACTGAGCATTCTGCTGGATGCCATGGATCGGGCGGCCCGGGAACGGGGGGTTGTCCCCCAGGGAAATATCGGTTCGATGGTCAGTCGCTCCGCCGTCGTGCCCGGATTACCGGTTCAGAAATCCGTGGCCCGACTGATCGGTTCCTGGAAACTGACACGGGAAGGGAAACGACTGCAGCGGGAAATCAATGCCGCAGACACCGATCCGGAAGTCAAACAGCTGGCGGCAGAGTCACTGGGCTTGCTGGGCGATCCAGCTTCGCTCAAGTTTCTGAACGGACTGATCCAATCAAAGAAACCGGTAGATCAGCGTCTGCTGGGTATCTATGGCCTGGCGGCACACGATCTGAAACAGGCAGCTGAACGGACCCCGGAGGTTCTCACACATGATCCGGAAGGGGCTGACCCGGGCTGGTTCTTAACGGCATTCACCAAACGCAAAGGGGGAGCCGGGATCCTGGCGGAACAGCTGAAATCAGCGAAGCTGAACCCCGCGATGGCGTCCCGGATTCGCCAGCACCTGATAGAAACGGGGGAAACCAACCAGGCGTTGATCGACGCCTTTGGAGGTGGGGTGATGCAGGATTCCCTGGAAGCACAGCTGCTGAAAGAAAACGTACTCGACCTGGCTGCTGAAGCAAGAGAGCAGGGAGATGCGGCCCGAGGAGAGCAGATCTTCCGCCGGACCGAACTGGCGTGCATGAAGTGCCACAGTATTTCGAATGCAGGCCCGGTACTGGGACCAGACCTGGCGGCCATTGGATCGAGTTCCCCGCCGGATTACATTGTCGATTCCTTCCTGCGACCTTCCAAGGTGATCAAGGAATTCTACGAGAGCATGATGGTCGTTACCGATGAAGGCCGCGTGATCAATGGAATTCTGGTGGTGAAGGATGATTCCAAGGTCGTGCTCAAAGATGCTGCTCATCAGGGGAAACAGGTGACGATTCCGGCAGAGCAGATTGAGTTCACGAAGAAGCTGCCTTCGCTGATGCCCCAGGGACTGGCCAGCAAGCTGAAAAGCCGACAGGAATTTCTGGACCTGGTTAAGTTCGTCACCGAGCTGGGGCGCCCCGGTCCTTACGCAACCAGTGCGGCCCAGGTGGTGCGACGCTGGCGTCTGCGAGGTGTGGATACTTCGTTAACAGGCAACGAGGCGACACAGATCAAATCGCTGGCTAATTCGGGAACAGCTGCCTACAGCATGGTGAATGGAACTCTGCCGGCAAACGACCTGAATCTGCAGAAACCAATCACACAGGCGATGGCCCTGGTGGATGTGACTCAAGCGGGGAACGTACAGCTGAAGCTGAACTCCACCACAGGGCTGAAGATATGGCTGAATGAAACGCCGGTCTCCGTTTCCGAAACGACTACGCTGGTCCTGCCTTCCGGGCGGAGTCAGATCATTTTTGAGGTCGATCGCAGTCTGCGGGGCGACGTGGGCCTGCGAGCGGAGTTTGTGAATTCGGATCAGCAGCCCCTGGGCCGCTTCAAAGTGGTCGGCGGTCCCTGA